In the genome of Streptomyces sp. P3, the window GGCGTGTCCCTCTACCTGGCGCTGCTCGGGCTGGTGTCGCTGGCCGTCGGCTCGATCATCCGGCACTCGGCGGGCGCCATCACCATCATGATCGGTCTGCTGCTGGCCCCGCTGGTCATCGCGATCTTCATGTTCTCGTCCTCGCTGGAGGGCGTGCGCCAGGCCCTCTTCGAGTACTCGGTCCCCAGCCAGCTCGGCGTCTTCTACGCGGCCTCGCTCAGCGAGAGCGGGCCCAGCGGCTGGGACCCGTTGTGGATCGCGCTGGGCACGACCACCGTCGTGCTGGGCGCCGCCTTCGCACTGCTGGAGAAGCGGGACGTGTAGTCACCGCGCCCCCACGCCGAGAACGGCCCCGGGTTCAGAACCTGGGTGCGTTACGGGACCGCTGCATCCCCGGGGTGCGGCGGTCCCGTGCGTTCCAGCACGCCTTGTGCCAGTGGCGCCGGTCGTCGACACCCGCGTGCTCCGGCCAGGCCACCACGTGCGGGACGCCGCCGGGGATCAACTGGTCGCAGCCGGGGCACCGGTACGTCTTGCCCTGGGCGCTCGCCCCGGCCACATGCCGTACGCTCCACTGTTCGCCGCGCCAGTCCTGCGCCGCCTCCCAGCCGCCGTAGCGGCTCGCGCGGTCGTCCTCGGCGCTCCGGCCCGACGAGCCCTCATCCTTGGGTCGGTTGCGACGCGGCGACACAGGACACCTCACGGAGCTATACAGGGGGCAGGGCCGTTCTCCAGCGTACGCGGCGCGAGCCCGGGCACCCGTGGGGCGGCGGACCCGCAGGCCCCTTCCCGGACGTCGCATTCGGCAGACAATCCGCAAATCTCTCCGCCAAGCCGTGTCCTCGGCACGTGTCGGACGGTTATGCCGGGCGGGGGAGCTCCGTGTCGGAGCCAAGGAAGCAGGAAAGTCCATGCGCGTTGGAAGTTTTGTGTTGGGGGCCCAGTTCCCGGGCCAGGGTCAGGGCGAGGCACTGCACCGCGCGGTCCGCTCGGCCGAGGTCGCCGAGGAGGCGGGGCTCGAGTCGGTCTGGCTGGCCGAGCACCACTTCGTGCCGTACGGCACCTGCCCGTCGGCGGTCACACTCGCCGCCCTGCTGCTGGGCCGCACCCGCCGCATCAGGGTGGGCACGGCGGTCAGCGTGCTGCCCACCGTCCATCCCGTCGCGCTCGGCGAACAGGCGGCGCTGCTGCACCTGACCAGCGGCGGCCGCTTCTCGCTGGGCGTCGGCCGCGGCGGGCCGTGGGTCGACCTCGAGGTGTTCGGCTCCGGTCTGGAGGCGTACGAGAAGGGGTTCCCGGAATCACTCGATCTGCTGGTGCGCTGGCTGCGTGAACCGTCGGTGGGAGCTGACGGCGCGCGCTTCCGTTTCCGTGAAGTCCCCGTCGTGCCCCGGCCGTCGGAGGCTCTGACGGAGGCCGCGGGGCCGGAGGTCGTCGTCGCATGCACCTCCCCCGCGAGCGTGCGGCTGGCCGCCGAACGCGGCCTGCCGATGCTGCTCGGCATGCACGTCGGGGACGAGGAGAAGGCCGAGATGGTCGCCCAGTGGCGGCGGTTCGCCCGCGCGGCCGGGCGCTCCGAGGGTGAGATCCGCGGCGCGGCGCATGTCTCGGCGGGCGTCTGCCAGATCGCGGACCGGCGCACGGACGCGGTCGAGACCCTGGTGAAGGCCATGCCGGGCTGGCTGAGGCAGGGGCTCGACGCCCATGTCACGGTGGACGGCCGGCCCCGCTCCATGCGGGACCCGGTGGCGTACACCGAACTGCTCTGCGGGCTGCACCCGGTGGGCACCCCGCGGCTCTGCGCCGACCGCCTCGCGGCCACCAGCGAGCGGACGGGCATCTCGCGCTTCGCCCTGCTCGTGGAGGGCTCCGGGGACCTGGCGGCCACCGAGGAGAACGTACGGCGGCTGGGCTCGGAGGTGCTCCCCCACCTCCGGTGAGCGGCCCAGCCGGCCGCTGAGCCTGCCGCTCCCGTGATGCTCCCGTGGTGTCGGAAACCTCCCGCGTCAGGAGCGGCAAGCGAGATCGTCATGCCGTCAGCAGTCCCGGAATTCCGGGGACTGGTTGAGCACCTGGCTGCGGATCGAGGTGAAGCGGTTCAGCTTCTCGTCGACAGCCGAGTCCAACGGGAACACCGCCACCCGGTGGCAGTTCTGGAAGGCGAGCCGCACGCCGAAGTGGC includes:
- a CDS encoding ATP/GTP-binding protein, whose amino-acid sequence is MSPRRNRPKDEGSSGRSAEDDRASRYGGWEAAQDWRGEQWSVRHVAGASAQGKTYRCPGCDQLIPGGVPHVVAWPEHAGVDDRRHWHKACWNARDRRTPGMQRSRNAPRF
- a CDS encoding LLM class flavin-dependent oxidoreductase — encoded protein: MRVGSFVLGAQFPGQGQGEALHRAVRSAEVAEEAGLESVWLAEHHFVPYGTCPSAVTLAALLLGRTRRIRVGTAVSVLPTVHPVALGEQAALLHLTSGGRFSLGVGRGGPWVDLEVFGSGLEAYEKGFPESLDLLVRWLREPSVGADGARFRFREVPVVPRPSEALTEAAGPEVVVACTSPASVRLAAERGLPMLLGMHVGDEEKAEMVAQWRRFARAAGRSEGEIRGAAHVSAGVCQIADRRTDAVETLVKAMPGWLRQGLDAHVTVDGRPRSMRDPVAYTELLCGLHPVGTPRLCADRLAATSERTGISRFALLVEGSGDLAATEENVRRLGSEVLPHLR